The following proteins are encoded in a genomic region of Sparus aurata unplaced genomic scaffold, fSpaAur1.1, whole genome shotgun sequence:
- the dhfr gene encoding dihydrofolate reductase has protein sequence MNKFSSPCCPTGKQNVVIMGRKTWFSIPDKFRPLNNRINIVLSRECKVPPAGAHHLAADFSSALSLVDTELADQADQVWVIGGSSLYKELMESTRTSRLFVTRILKQFECDTFLPEISPDKYSLLPEFPGVPQELQEENGIQYKFEVYERIKQ, from the exons ATGAATAAATTCAGTTCACCTTGCTGTCCTACAGGCAAGCAGAATGTGGTGATCATGGGCAGGAAGACGTGGTTTTCGATCCCAGACAAGTTCAGACCTCTGAACAACAGGATCAACATCGTCCTCAGCAGGGAATGCAA AGTCCCCCCTGCAGGAGCACACCACCTGGCGGCAGACTTCAGCTCAGCACTTAGTCTGGTCGACACGGAGTTGGCAGATCAGGCTGATCAGGTCTGGGTTATAGGGGGCAGCTCTCTTTATAAG GAGCTGATGGAGAGCACGAGGACCAGCAGACTGTTCGTCACACGAATCCTGAAGCAGTTTGAGTGTGACACGTTCCTTCCTGAGATCAGTCCAGACAAATATAGCCTGCTGCCAGA GTTTCCAGGAGTGccacaggagctgcaggaggagaatgGTATCCAGTACAAATTTGAAGTGTATGAAAGGATCAAGCAATGA